The window CATGAACAGCCCGGTGAAGTACAGCAGGGCCGGCACGAGCGCCAGCACGATGATCTCGTTGTACGGGACACCGGTGTACTCGGCCATGATGAACGCCGCGGCACCCATGACCGGCGGCATCAACTGCCCACCGGTGGACGCCGACGCCTCGGTGGCGGCGGCGAACGACGGCTTGAACCCCGCACGTTTCATCATCGGGATCGTGAACGAGCCCGACGCCACCGTGTTCGCCACCGAGCTACCCGAGACCATCCCCTGCGCGCCGCTGGCGACGACGGCCGCCTTTGCCGGGCCTCCGGAGTAACGTCCGGTGGCCCGGTAGGCCAGGTCGTTGAAGAACGCGCCGATGTTGGTCTTGACCAGCAGCACGCCGAACAGCAGGAACAGGAAGATGAAAGTCGACGACACCTGGATCGGCGTGCCGAACACCGACCGGCTCGTGAAGAACGTCTCGGTCGCGTAGGCGTCCCAGCTGTATCCGCCGTGTGAGAAGACCGGCATATGCTTACCGAAGATGCCGAACAGGATGGCCGCCGAGGCGATCACCACGATCGGCAATCCGACACAACGCCGGGTTCCCTCCAGGATGAGCAGAATCCCCACCACCGCCACGATGTGGTCGGTGTCGGTGAACCCGAGTATTCGCACCTCGGTGCCGGTCAGCCGGGTGTAGTTCACGACGATGTAGAGGTTCGCCGCGAGCGCCGCAGCGGCCAGGATGGCGTCATACCACTGAATGCCACGGCGGTGCCCCAGGTTGGGGTGGGCGGGATACAGCAGGAACACCAGACCCATCGCGGCTCCGACGTGGATGGCGCCCTGCACCAAAGTCGGCCGGGCGCCGTACAGCGCGGTGTAGAGCTGGAACAGGGTCAGGGCGATGGCCAGCGGACCGACCACCCATTTCCACGGGCCCAGATCGGTGCGATACCGGCTGGCCGTGTCATGTTGACGCAGCACTTCCCGCGTCTGCTCGTCAACGGCATGCGGGTCCGCCGTCGTCTCCGCGGTCGTGGCTTGTTCGCTCACCATCGCCCCTTATCGATTCCGCCGGCTCTTACAAGAGGCCTTGTTCCTCGAAGTACTGCTGCGCACCCGGGTGCAGCTGCAGGCTTCCCTGGCCGAGCAGCGCGTCCTCCAGGTTGATCAGATCACCCTGGGCCAGCGAGATGTCCCCGGCGTGCTCGTAGATCACCCGGGTGATCTCGTAACCCAGCTCCGGGCTGACCTGCGTCGTTGATGCCGCGACTCCCGCGAAGACCGACACGGTGGTGACGTCGTCGTCGATGAACGAGTAGGTGCCACCCTCGATCGTGTACGGCTCGAAGTCGCTGTCGGCCGCAATCGCGTCGGCAACGGCTTCATCCATCGAGAGCAGCTTGACGTCGTGTGTCGCCGCCAGCTCGTCCAGCGACCCGGCAGGCACGCCGAGAATCTCGATCGACGCGTCGAGGTTGCCGTCCTGCAGCCGCGAACGGGCGTCGCCGAAGCTCTCCTCGAAAGCCTCGTAGTCGCCGTCCTCGATGCCGTGGGCGCTCAGGATGGCCTGTGCCACCGCACGCGTACCGCTACCTGGAGGACCGACGGAGATGCGCTGACCGGCCAGATCCTCGATCGAGTCGTAGCCGCCGGACTCGAGCGTGATCACCTGAGCGGCTTCCGGATAGAGCTGGCCGAGCCACCCGATGTTGTCCAGCGGCAGGCCTTCGAACTCCCCATCGCCGTTGACCGCCTCGATCGCGGTGTTGTTCTGTGTCAGGCCGATCTGCATCTCGCCCTGGAAGATCCGGCCCAGGTTGTCCACCGACGCGCCGGTCTCGATCGCGTTGACGGACACGTCGTCGATGTGTGCCTCGAACAGGTTGGCGTACTCGGTGCCGAGCGGGAAGTACACGCCTGCCGTGCCGCCGGTGCCGAAGGTGAGGCTGTTGGTGAAGTCGCCGTCGTCAGGCGCGCCATCGTCATCGTCACCGTCGTCGGCGTCACCGCCGTCGTCCTGTGTGGAGGTGTCCGCACCACCGTCGTCACCTCCGTCGCCGTTGCCGGAGTCGTCGCCCCCGCATGCGGCCAGGCCGAGCGCGAGGACGCCGGTCAGCGCCAGCACCTTGGCGCCATGTGTGATTCTCATCAGGTTCCCTTTCGTGGGGGTCATCTTGGGATCGGGACGTCTTGGGATGTGGGTTGTCTCTGGGTATGTCTCTGTGGTGACGGCCGTCGTGGTGACGGCGTTCGTGGTGGTCGTGATCGGGGCTCCAAGCTGGCGGCACGGAGCTCAGGCGCCCTCCACCCGGCTCGTTCCACTGTCGAGCACTCCGGTCCGGCGCTCGAATCCGTCGATGTCGACGGTGACCGTGGTGCGTCCGTCGGCGAGCGGATTCTGCTCGTCGAGAATCAGCAGGAAGGCCCGTTCCCGGTCCTCACCCGAGACGACGCCGCGACCGGTAACGCTCGCCCAGCCCGGCGCCGTCTGCAGTTTCCCGAGCGACGCGCTACGGAAGGTGACGTCCTGGTCGTGATCGTTGACCAGGAGCTGGCCGACGGTCTCCCCCGCGCGCTCGCGCGCGTTGAACGACACCTGGACCGCGCTCCACTCCTCCGGCACCGGCGGCGGGTCTCCCGGCATCCGCGGCGCTCGTTCACCGCCGGTGCCGGCACTGATGAACGACCACTCGGTCACCGCGCCGGAACAGCAATGTGACGGCCCGACCGCTCCTCGGCCGCCATTCAACTGATCGATGTCGTACGCCGACACCTCGA is drawn from Phytoactinopolyspora mesophila and contains these coding sequences:
- a CDS encoding TRAP transporter permease; this encodes MVSEQATTAETTADPHAVDEQTREVLRQHDTASRYRTDLGPWKWVVGPLAIALTLFQLYTALYGARPTLVQGAIHVGAAMGLVFLLYPAHPNLGHRRGIQWYDAILAAAALAANLYIVVNYTRLTGTEVRILGFTDTDHIVAVVGILLILEGTRRCVGLPIVVIASAAILFGIFGKHMPVFSHGGYSWDAYATETFFTSRSVFGTPIQVSSTFIFLFLLFGVLLVKTNIGAFFNDLAYRATGRYSGGPAKAAVVASGAQGMVSGSSVANTVASGSFTIPMMKRAGFKPSFAAATEASASTGGQLMPPVMGAAAFIMAEYTGVPYNEIIVLALVPALLYFTGLFMGIHFEAKRQGIVGVDKSELPSLRSLAVRVDLLLPLVVIVGLLLSGRTPANAALFGIATAFALSFLRPSTRLSPLGIVRLLEAGARVALPVIAACATAGIVAGTVTATGLGGKLAGGILDLAFGHFPLVLIFTMLACLILGMGLPTTANYVVTATIAAPILLSEFDVPIIAAHLFVFYFGILADITPPVCLAAYAGSGIAGANPLKSGVTALRIAIVGFIIPFIFVLEPALLLQDTNVGEVLPVVVTALLGMLAVSSGLTGYLLRSASRLERILLVAAGIALVVPEWTAAIPALVVLLGIALVQHRTKNPRV
- a CDS encoding TAXI family TRAP transporter solute-binding subunit, whose translation is MRITHGAKVLALTGVLALGLAACGGDDSGNGDGGDDGGADTSTQDDGGDADDGDDDDGAPDDGDFTNSLTFGTGGTAGVYFPLGTEYANLFEAHIDDVSVNAIETGASVDNLGRIFQGEMQIGLTQNNTAIEAVNGDGEFEGLPLDNIGWLGQLYPEAAQVITLESGGYDSIEDLAGQRISVGPPGSGTRAVAQAILSAHGIEDGDYEAFEESFGDARSRLQDGNLDASIEILGVPAGSLDELAATHDVKLLSMDEAVADAIAADSDFEPYTIEGGTYSFIDDDVTTVSVFAGVAASTTQVSPELGYEITRVIYEHAGDISLAQGDLINLEDALLGQGSLQLHPGAQQYFEEQGLL